In a genomic window of Trichoderma atroviride chromosome 4, complete sequence:
- a CDS encoding uncharacterized protein (EggNog:ENOG41~TransMembrane:4 (i7-27o62-87i513-531o543-565i)) has translation MGFLTWCSRCAGGLSMLALVGLSYYVISRESVVENYGFILYRGASAKDGSHSSKITAAGAGIWTFVFAYYCLLIHFMVALFPIRACWSIWSITKSLRQSAQSRAVQSYKAAGLRRQSSASSITSSETLSSSDSDNVFSTASELTDSESELSTEGKDGIQSGPIIHAIVIPNYKEEVETLRETLDVLASHPQAHICYDVYLGMELREAGGESKALSLVQRYIRKFRSIDYTLHPADIPGEAAGKGSNIAWAARKLSSNYTMSARKNVIVTGIDADSHLSPRYFAQISNMHTVHPETASTTLYAAPIIFDRNAHNVNAFVRVADILWCAAGMSGLYSSSVIAPPTSVYSLPLQLVDRVGGWDCDSDAIGEDLHMFIKCFFALNGHLTCRTVLSPVSQTNVSGGGKGGIRGALLDVKARYKQAIRHMWGALDSGFAIRKASEMWKDRKYTSRAFRPLHKTCRGDSLDGYFPEAQLEAGSELAAENDVFSDITRDTLKEPHWEHIFYMAHRLFEAHFLPLHMMILVVASALYTFVTKGGEDPNNLSWVFSACNVLRPLGFMEIAVYMLIYESYHRVCVQARERDMIQAGLADGMCFSHRSLKQNCID, from the exons ATGGGCTTCTTGACCTGGTGCTCCCGCTGCGCAGGCGGCTTGAGCATGTTGGCATTGGTCGGCCTTTCGTACTATGTTATATCTCGAGAGTCAGTCGTTGAAAACTACGGATTCATCCTATACAGAGGTGCAAGTGCCAAAGATGGAAGCCATTCTTCCAAAATCAccgccgctggtgctggtatATGGACTTTTGTCTTCGCCTACTATTGCCTCCTGATTCATTTCATGGTTGCGCTGTTCCCTATTCGAGCTTGCTGGTCCATTTGGAGCATTACAAAGTCACTTAGACAATCTGCGCAAAGCAGAGCCGTTCAAAGCTACAAAGCCGCGGGCCTTCGCCGCCAAAGTTCTGCGTCTTCCATTACCAGCTCCGAGACTTTATCTTCTAGCGACAGCGACAATGTGTTTTCGACGGCAAGCGAGCTCACTGATTCTGAATCCGAACTTTCCACCgaaggcaaagatggcatccAGAGCGGCCCTATCATccacgccatcgtcatcccCAACTACAAAGAAGAAGTGGAAACTCTCAGAGAGACTCTGGACGTCTTAGCTTCTCACCCTCAAGCTCACATTTGCTACGAT GTCTACCTTGGTATGGAACTAcgagaggctggcggcgaATCAAAGGCTTTGAGCCTCGTCCAGCGTTATATCAGAAAGTTTCGATCCATCGATTATACGCTACATCCGGCAGATATTCCtggcgaagctgctggaAAGGGCAGCAACATAGCGTGGGCGGCGCGCAAGCTCAGTTCCAACTATACAATGTCTGCTCGCAAAAATGTCATTGTTACCGGAATTGATG CTGATAGCCACCTTTCACCGCGATACTTTGCCCAAATCTCCAACATGCATACTGTCCATCCAGAAACTGCTTCCACCACTCTGTATGCCGCCCCTATAATCTTCGACCGAAATGCCCACAACGTCAATGCCTTTGTTCGCGTTGCCGATATTCTCTGGTGCGCCGCCGGAATGTCTGGCCTGTACAGCAGCTCTGTCATTGCCCCTCCCACATCTGTATACTCCctgcctcttcagcttgTTGATCGCGTCGGCGGTTGGGACTGTGACTCGGATGCCATTGGAGAAGATTTACACATGTTTATCAAATGCTTCTTCGCTCTGAACGGCCATCTTACCTGCCGCACAGTGCTCAGCCCCGTTAGCCAGACCAACGTGTCTGGAGGTGGGAAAGGCGGCATTCGAGGCGCTCTCTTGGACGTCAAGGCCCGTTATAAGCAGGCAATTCGACACATGTGGGGAGCCTTGGACAGCGGATTCGCGATACGTAAGGCTTCTGAGATGTGGAAAGACAGGAAGTACACCTCCAGAGCTTTCCGTCCCTTGCACAAGACTTGCCGTGGCGACAGCCTTGATGGGTATTTCCCCGAGGCTCAGCTTGAGGCAGGCTCCGAACTTGCAGCCGAGAATGACGTCTTCTCCGATATCACGAGAGACACGCTGAAGGAGCCTCACTGGGAACACATTTTCTACATGGCTCACCGTCTGTTCGAAGCACACTTTCTCCCTCTTCACATGATGATCCTAGTAGTCGCATCTGCTCTGTACACATTTGTTACGAAAGGTGGCGAAGATCCCAACAATCTATCCTGGGTCTTTTCGGCTTGCAACGTTCTTCGGCCCCTTGGATTCATGGAGATTGCCGTCTATATGCTCATCTACGAGAGCTACCACCGAGTTTGTGTGCAGGCTCGCGAGAGGGACATGATCCAAGCTGGGTTGGCCGATGGCATGTGCTTTTCGCATCGCTCTCTGAAGCAGAATTGCATCGATTAA
- a CDS encoding uncharacterized protein (BUSCO:EOG092D2UBG~TransMembrane:2 (i422-440o446-473i)) has protein sequence MTSPNASASQGHANTNDSPVTQIRLLSLNCWGLLFISDLRTPRLAEIGRQLALLDPPPDIVCLQECWTRDDYSAICRATADILPYGKFYNSGAFGGGLALLSRWPVESSSMFRYPLNGRPTAFWRGDWYVGKGVAIAGVRYGPGENDVVEVFNTHTHAPYESGPSDTYLCHRTAQAWEISKLLRAASLSGRLVVALGDFNMTPRSLPHRIITARTPLRDTWRVLHPDSSLGTADDPAEKARGLPVPTAGYNIRFNGSTSDGLYNTWRWSKSAQKKLKTEPSPVDPDSPDPRGKRLDYVFATTGRFQPDAASSSSSSSSSSNPSSQSRGWVVHSASVEMTQRHPELNVSLSDHFAASAILKLHQISPSSPIPDLDAQLPQQTPSKGPILDDTQPLTLSDYDEILAMTDWYMAREVSQRFWRGIHFYASVLVWIGCLVAVWWSPRNFVAFILMLVASLGLATGVVDGLLALLFFWSEIRALREFEWEIRTAKSFLLPGDAEKPSSANV, from the exons atgACCTCCCCCAACGCCTCAGCCTCGCAAGGCCACGCCAACACCAACGACAGCCCCGTCACGCAGATCCGCCTCCTCTCGCTCAACTGCTGGggcctcctcttcatctccgaCCTGCGCACGCCGCGCCTCGCCGAGATTGGCCGCCAACTGGCCCTCCTGGACCCCCCGCCGGACATTGTCTGTCTCCAAGAGTGCTGGACGCGCGACGACTACAGCGCCATCTGCAGGGCTACGGCGGACATCCTGCCCTATGGCAAGTTCTACAACAGCGGTgcgtttggcggcggcctggcgctgctgagccGGTGGCCCGTGGAGTCGAGCTCCATGTTCCGGTATCCGCTCAACGGGAGGCCGACGGCGTTTTGGAGAGGCGATTGGTATGTTGGTAAAGGGGTGGCCATTGCGGGAGTGAGATACGGCCCCGGGGAGAATGATGTGGTTGAAGTGTTCAACACTCAT ACACACGCCCCCTACGAGAGCGGCCCCAGCGACACCTACCTCTGCCACCGCACCGCCCAAGCCTGGGAAATCTCAAAGCTCCTCCGCGCCGCCTCCCTCTCCGgccgcctcgtcgtcgccctcggCGACTTCAACATGACGCCGCGCTCGCTCCCGCACCGCATCATCACCGCCCGCACGCCCCTTCGAGATACCTGGCGCGTCCTCCACCCGGACAGCTCCCTCGGCACCGCAGACGATCCCGCGGAGAAGGCCAGAGGCCTCCCCGTGCCGACTGCCGGCTACAACATCAGGTTCAACGGCTCAACTAGCGACGGCCTCTACAACACCTGGCGCTGGTCAAAGAGCGCtcagaagaagctcaagacgGAGCCTTCGCCCGTCGATCCGGACAGCCCTGATCCTCGCGGAAAGCGCCTCGACTACGTCTTCGCCACCACCGGACGCTTCCAGCctgatgctgcttcttcttcttcttcttcttcttcttcttccaacccAAGCTCTCAATCCCGCGGCTGGGTCGTCCACTCAGCATCCGTCGAAATGACCCAGCGCCATCCCGAGCTCAACGTCTCCCTATCCGACCActtcgccgcctccgccatccTCAAACTCCACCAAATCTCACCCTCCTCCCCCATCCCCGACCTCGACGCCCAGCTACCACAGCAAACCCCCTCAAAAGGTCCAATCCTCGACGACACCCAGCCCCTAACCCTCTCCGACTACGACGAAATCCTCGCCATGACGGACTGGTACATGGCCCGCGAGGTCAGCCAGCGCTTCTGGCGAGGCATCCACTTCTACGCCTCCGTGCTCGTCTGGATCGGCTGCCTCGTCGCCGTGTGGTGGAGCCCGCGCAACTTTGTGGCCTTTATCCTCATGCTCGTCGCCAGCCTGGGTCTCGCCACGGGTGTTGTCGACGGCTTGCTCgcgctcctcttcttctggtctGAGATTCGTGCTCTTAGGGAGTTTGAATGGGAGATTCGTACTGCCAAGTCGTTTCTTTTGCCGGGGGATGCGGAGAAACCATCATCTGCCAATGTATAG
- a CDS encoding uncharacterized protein (EggNog:ENOG41), with protein MPETVEIAISWLDNLKTFASTPGLIALYFGQQIEHPDKYTWVARWTGQSAIDDFHNSPNFQAWADAYAAPLATSVIKTTQETTGEPAIPLDSPCTEFFINHGASDDFHKARLDPFIQKLVDAKLPGLIGGSTGEYKTVINVNEEVPEQKEVILLLGWVNKEAHTALQGEGGTIVSNLPMILPYSKGFHLYHVNLKKL; from the exons ATGCCCGAAACTGTCGAAATCGCCATC TCCTGGCTCGACAACCTCAAAACTTTCGCCTCAACCCCGGGCCTCATCGCCCTCTACTTTGGCCAACAAATCGAGCATCCCGACAAGTACACCTGGGTCGCCCGCTGGACCGGCCAGTCCGCCATCGACGACTTCCACAACAGCCCCAACTTCCAGGCCTGGGCAGACGCCTACGCCGCGCCGCTCGCCACCAGCGTCATCAAGACCACGCAGGAGACGACGGGCGAACCGGCCATTCCTCTAGACTCGCCCTGTACGGAGTTCTTCATCAACCATGGCGCCAGTGACGATTTCCACAAGGCGCGCCTGGATCCCTTTATCCAGAAGCTCGTGGATGCGAAGCTGCCGGGCTTGATTGGCGGTTCGACGGGCGAGTACAAGACGGTGATCAACGTCAACGAAGAGGTGCCGGAGCAGAAGGAGGTgattctgctgctgggctgggtCAACAAGGAGGCTCATACCGCCCTGCAGGGAGAAGGCGGCA CTATTGTCAGCAATCTTCCTATGATTCTTCCCTACAGCAAGGGGTTTCACCTG TATCATGtcaacttgaagaagctgtga
- a CDS encoding uncharacterized protein (BUSCO:EOG092D3R78), which translates to MGLLAESRTRRKIQHDPNNTRWTRDTTTFGQKMLRSQGWEPGQFLGAKDSAHSEFHTAANASYIRVSLKDDMKGLGYSKSKEDEVTGLDVFSDLLSRLNGKSEAEVEEKQQARLQVKMHAYVEQKWGPMRFVRGGLLVGDVMEEESDKSKDNSDESESSSETDNKKSKSKKRKAESLKDDDEQSEDEEDEKKKKKKQRKEERKAKKLAKSESAESSDSEKAKKKEKKREKREKKEKKEKKKSKKDKALAEKETSEDAAESDDTVENPSSSNSSSEKVKSSKKDKKEKKEKKEKKDKDKKKKKKKDADTSDTEMPDAAPSVSRSGTATPISTGTSTPLSRNFSRARFIAQKRAAFADTQALKQIFMVKA; encoded by the exons ATGGGGCTGCTTGCTGAGTCAAGGAC GCGCCGGAAAATCCAGCACGATCCCAACAACACAAGATGGACTCGCGACACCACCACGTTCGGCCAGAAGATGCTGAGGTCGCAAGGCTGGGAACCCGGCCAATTCTTGGGAGCCAAAGACTCAGCACACTCTGAGTTCCACACCGCTGCGAATGCGTCGTACATCCGAGTCTCGCTCAAAGATGACATGAAGGGTCTCGGCTATAGCAAGTCCAAGGAGGACGAAGTCACCGGTCTCGACGTCTTCTCCGACCTACTGAGCCGTCTGAATGGAAAATCCGAAGCtgaagtggaagagaagcaGCAAGCCCGACTTCAGGTCAAGATGCACGCCTATGTCGAACAGAAATGGGGTCCAATGAGATTCGTGCGAGGAGGCCTGCTGGTTGGCGATGtcatggaagaagagagtgacAAGTCAAAAGACAATTCGGATGAATCAGAGAGTTCTTCTGAAACAGACAACAAGAAGTCCAAATctaagaagagaaaggctgaATCTCtgaaagacgatgatgagcagtcagaagatgaggaagacgagaagaagaagaagaagaagcagcgaaAGGAAGAGCGAAAGGCTAAGAAGCTGGCAAAATCTGAGTCTGCCGAATCCAGTGACtcagaaaaggccaagaagaaggagaaaaagagggagaagagggaaaagaaggagaagaaggaaaagaagaagtcgaagaaAGACAAGGCTCTAGCTGAAAAGGAGACCAGTGAAGACGCTGCAGAATCAGACGACACAGTGGAGAACCCATCATCGTCAAATAGCAGCTCAGAGAAAGTAAAGAGCTccaaaaaggacaaaaaggagaagaaggagaagaaagaaaagaaggacaaggacaagaagaaaaagaagaagaaggatgcaGACACATCCGACACAGAGATGCCCGATGCAGCTCCCTCAGTATCGCGTTCTGGGACGGCTACTCCGATAAGCACAGgcacatcaacaccattgaGCCGCAACTTTTCCAGAGCACGATTCATTGCCCAGAAGCGAGCTGCTTTCGCGGATACCCAAGCATTAAAACAG ATCTTCATGGTCAAGGCATAG